Proteins from one Salmo salar chromosome ssa07, Ssal_v3.1, whole genome shotgun sequence genomic window:
- the LOC106609448 gene encoding kelch-like protein 42, translating into MSSEQIIVIVMDDKTYNVNKGKLIEKSDYFRALYSSGMRESREDSVQLQGLSVPGLELVLEFINTSKVKVVNETLEDLIETASFLQVTSILKLLSSEIRQENCVELYSLSEVYGTHDLRNACLRYMSCHYHPMLRRPEFSDLPAALRNQVREMRMKGTATLVAIGLFTCLALDLPDQDEPWSMLRYGEVEQRWKPLANNLPSDMVNVRGYGSAVLDNYLFIVGGYRMTSQEISAAHCYNPCRNEWNQVAPLNQKRSNFKLLAVRGKLYAVGGQCQGTVECYSPEQDWWTCVSSLPDPLAEFSACECQGMIYVMGGYTARDRNTSVLRYCPTSDSWTVFRSCSAHVRKQQMLSVEDTIYLVGGYTHELEPGPGRRASQTEDMLTVQSYNVITGEWLHLNDNTSKSGLNLTCTLHNDGVYIMSRDVSLPTSLEHRVFLKYNIFSDAWEAFRRFPALGQNMLLCSLYLPNVL; encoded by the exons ATGTCATCTGAACAAATAATCGTAATTGTCATGGATGACAAAACGTACAACGTCAACAAAGGCAAGTTGATAGAAAAAAGCGACTACTTCCGTGCACTGTACAGCTCTGGGATGCGCGAGTCCAGAGAGGATTCAGTGCAACTGCAGGGTCTGAGTGTGCCAGGGCTCGAGCTGGTCCTGGAGTTTATCAACACCTCCAAAGTGAAAGTAGTCAACGAGACCCTGGAAGACCTGATTGAGACTGCATCTTTTTTGCAAGTCACCTCTATCCTAAAACTCCTTTCGTCTGAAATTCGACAAGAGAATTGTGTGGAACTCTACAGCCTATCTGAGGTATATGGAACTCATGATCTACGCAACGCTTGTCTCAGATATATGAGCTGTCATTACCACCCGATGCTGCGGAGACCAGAGTTCAGCGACTTACCTGCTGCCCTGCGCAACCAGGTTAGAGAGATGCGTATGAAAGGCACAGCCACTCTGGTGGCTATCGGACTTTTCACCTGTCTGGCTCTGGACCTACCAGACCAGGATGAGCCCTGGTCCATGCTGAGGTATGGGGAAGTGGAGCAGCGTTGGAAGCCGCTCGCTAACAACCTGCCCTCTGACATGGTCAATGTGAGAGGCTACGGCTCAGCCGTGTTGGACAACTACCTGTTCATTGTCGGTGGGTACAGAATGACCAGCCAGGAGATCTCAGCGGCACACTGCTACAACCCCTGTAGAAATGAATGGAACCAGGTAGCCCCCCTGAACCAgaagag GTCCAACTTCAAGCTGCTGGCGGTACGAGGGAAGCTGTATGCAGTGGGAGGCCAGTGTCAGGGCACTGTGGAGTGCTACAGCCCTGAGCAGGACTGGTGGACCTGCGTGTCGTCACTACCCGACCCCCTGGCAGAGTTCTCTGCCTGCGAGTGCCAGGGCATGATCTACGTCATGGGAGGATATACTGCCAGAG ACAGGAATACCAGCGTACTCCGCTACTGCCCCACCTCTGACAGTTGGACAGTGTTCCGCTCCTGCTCGGCCCACGTGCGTAAGCAGCAGATGCTCTCGGTGGAAGATACCATCTACCTGGTAGGGGGGTACACCCACGAGCTGGAGCCGGGTCCGGGGCGGCGGGCCAGCCAGACGGAGGACATGCTGACGGTGCAGTCTTACAACGTGATCACGGGGGAGTGGCTCCACCTGAATGACAACACCTCCAAGTCGGGCCTGAACCTCACGTGCACGCTGCACAACGACGGCGTCTATATTATGTCGCGCGACGTCAGCCTGCCCACCAGCCTGGAGCACCGCGTCTTCCTCAAGTACAACATCTTCTCAGACGCCTGGGAGGCCTTCAGACGCTTCCCCGCGCTGGGCCAGAATATGCTACTCTGCTCCCTCTATCTGCCCAACGTTCTATGA